The following nucleotide sequence is from Pseudosulfitobacter sp. DSM 107133.
GAACTGGCCGAGGTGCCGGAGTTTTCGGAAGCAACGCTGCACATCGTCGCTGGCCTACTGTTGCCGATCTGGAAGCAGCTCCCACAGGACGAAACCCGCGTCTACCGACTACAAACCGATGACGGTCAGCGCATCATCGGTCGCCGCGTTTCGCCGTCGTGGGTCGCGACCACACTTGCCGCCGATGCGCCGAAGCTCACGGCGGCGCAGGTCCATGCCCTTGTTCTGGAGGGCAAGACGGTCGTGCGCTTGGCCGAAGGGATGGAGCTGCACCGCTCGCGCGTCATGGGCGTCAACCGGATCGAGCTGTCGGGCTTTTTGGGTGCCGCCAAGGACCGGCTCAAGGCAGATGGGTTCTTCTCGGAGATCATCGCCTGGAAGCTGCGGCTCTTCTGCCCAGCAGACTCCAGCGGCATCGCAGTGCTTGATCGTCTGCTTGCACGTTGTCTCGTGACAGGACTACATGCGCGTGGAGGGTCCTGAGCCATGTATTCCGAGACTGAAGATGTGATCCGTGCTCTGGCGGAGAACGCAGAGAGCGTGTGTCGCGCCTACCTTCCCGCCGGACGGCGGGAAGGGTCCTACTGGATCGTCGGCGATTTGCAGAACAACCCCGGCCGGTCGCTCTTCGTGCGGCTGACTGGACCCACATCAGGACCGGGAGCCCGTGGCAAATGGCAGGACGCGGCTGTCGGACTGCATGGCGATCTCCTCGACATCATCCGCGAGCGAACCGGGATCTCCCGCTTTCCCGATCTTCTGGCCGAGGCCCGGGCGCATCTTGGCCGTCCCCAGCCGGTCCTCCCGAATACGCCAGTGCCGAAGAAGGCCAAACCCCCCGGCGGCACACCAGCGGCGGCGGCGCGATTGTTTGCAGCCTCGGTGCCGGTCGCAGGCACGCTTGCTGACACTTACCTTCGCGCCCGGGGCATCACCCAAGGCGGCACGATGAGCGCGCTGCGCTTCCAACCGAAGTGCTGGCATCGGGATGAGGGCCAGACCCGGAGCATCCCCAGACCGGCGCTGATAGCTGCGGTCACCGATGGGACAGGGGCCTTGCAGGGTGTGCATCGCACTTGGTTGGCACCTGACGGACAGGGGAAGGCGGAGGTCGAGACGCAGCGGCGGGCCATGGGTCACCTCCTGGGCAATGCAGTCAGGCTGACCCCGCTTGAGGACATCCTTGTGGTCGGCGAAGGCATCGAGACCATGCTGTCCCTGTCCGAGGCGGCCCCTGGCCTTCCTGTCTGGGCGGCTCTCTCGTCGGGTCACCTCGGGGCGGTCCAGTTGCCGGAGGGGCTGCAGCGCCTTTACATCGCCATAGACCGCGATCCGGCCGGGCAACGCGCGGCAGAGAGGTTGAGCGCCAGAGCAACCGAGGTCGGGATTGCCGTTCGGGTGTTGGAACCGCTGCTCGGGGATTTCAACGATGATCTCCGGGCGACCGGCAAAGAGGCGCTGCGCCAGCATCTGGCAGGGCAGATCGGGCTTGAGGATCGGCAGCGCCTGTCAGGCTGAGCAGCATCGCGCAGGGGGCGGTCAGGGGCAGAGGGGGGGTAGGGGTCCTGCAGTCCTGTCGCGGGTGTGGATCATCACCTTTGCCTCTTCCCGGGTAAATCTCATCCACCCGACACCCGAGCGGCCTTCAAGAGATGGGCAGGCGGCCGTCAAAGAGGACGCCCCATCAAGGGCGGCAGGCAAGCTATTTCCGCCGCGGGGGACGAGCCCCCGCTTTGCATCGCGAAACAAATAGCTTGCCTGCCGCCCTCCTCCACATGCGTTCCGGCCCCGAAGGCGGGGTGAGGGGGCGTCCCCAGTGACGGCTTTCGCTGCCCACGAAGGCCGCACGGGATGACGTGCGGACGAGACAGGCCCGGAGGCAAGAACAGATGACGATCCACACCCACGACGACGCGTATGAACCCGCCCACACCGCATCCCAGACCGCCCATGCGCTCGACGAGTTGCAGCTTTATGGCTTCCGTCCCTTTGATGAGCCCGATCCGCGCCCGATGCCCGATGGGCAGCGCCTTGCGGTCGCCGTCGCAGACATCTTCGATGCCCTCGTTGCGACCCTGGAAGACACCCGCATGGAACCCGACCTCGAAGAGGTGCTCTGGGGCCAGGTCAACCTCTTCCACCGCGCCACGGCGAGGGTTGAGCGGTCGCTTGATGAGAACGAACAGGCGCAGCGCCGCCTTCAGCGCGAGCAGGACGGCTCGGAGGTGAAATCCACCGAACTCGAGCGCCTGACGGCCGAAGGCCTGACGCTGATCGAACGACGCAACTGCATGGACATGATGCGCGATCACGCCGCCACCGAGTTTGTCCATCACACGGGATCGACCTGGCGCCCCCGCACGGGCTCGATGGTGAACCGCCAGCACATGACCGCGGCGCTCATCGACAGCCGCGATTTCCTGGCCGCCAAGCGCCGCGCGGAAACCGAGGTGATGCTCCCCGCAGGCCCCAAAGTCGCCCTCACCGGTGGAACCGACTTCAACGATCACCGCCTGATTTGGGGTAAGCTCGATCAGGTGAAGACCAAACATCCCGATATGGTGCTTCTGCACGGTGGAAGCCCCAAGGGCGCGGAACTCATCGCGGCCAAATGGGCCGAAGCCCGGGGCGTCACGCAGGTCACTTTCAGGCCTGACTGGACCAAGCACGCCAAAGCAGCCCCCTTCAAGCGCAACGACGCGATGCTGGATGTGCTGCCCGTGGGTGTCCTCGTCTTCCCAGGAACCGGTATCCAGGAGAACCTTGCCGACAAAGCCAAGAAGCTCGGCATCCCGGTCATGAAGTTCGAGAAGGGGGCATGAGCCCCCTATTTTCCTTTATGGTTATACATGAATTCAAGGCAGGTTTGGTTTTACGTCAAACTCTATGCCGAAGGGCCGGCGAACTATCTACTACTTATCAGGGTAGAACGCTGAATTCGCCCCCCCCTTGAGGCAAGGCCTACCTGCTGTTAGGTTCGGTCAATCTGTGGGGGTCGCGGCTCGAACCTTAACCAGATGTTGTCAATCTGTTCTTGATACTTGACGGGGATTTTGTTCTAAGTCGACGAAAAGCCCTGCAGGAGGAGCATCATGTCGAGCAAACAGCCTGCCAAGCCCTTGTTCCGAAAATCGGTGGAGCTCTTCGCGGGTGCAGGCGGACTTGGGATAGGACTCGCGCAGGCGGGTTTCGTTCCGCAAATGGTTGTCGAGTACAACAAATGGTGCTGCGATACTCTTCGCGACAACCACCGAATTCTTGGTGATGATCGTCGGCCAAAGGGAGAGCGTCCATGGCGCGTCGTCGAGGGCGACGTCCGCAAGGTCGATTTTATGCAGTTTGCGGGAAAGCTCGATCTGATCTCCGGCGGTCCACCCTGTCAGCCGTTCAGCTTGGGAGGCCGACATCGTGCATACGATGACGCTCGGGACATGTTTCCGCAGGCTGTGCGCGCGCTTCGGGAAGCTCGCCCTCGTGCGTTCGTCTTCGAAAATGTGAAAGGACTAACCCGGGCATCGTTCCTTAGCTATTTTGAATATGTGAAACTCCAGATGGAGCACCCTGAACTCGTGGCTCGACCTGATGAGGAGTGGCAGGAGCACCTTTGCCGCCTTGAGCAACACCATACCTCGACGAGACGTCCGGGACTCCATTATCAGGTGGTTACAAAGCTACTCAACTCGGCAAATTACGGTGTGCCGCAAAAACGTGAGCGCGTGCTGTTTGTTGGGTTCCGTGACGATGTGGACGCGCGGTGGTCATTTGGGCCGGGCGACTTCACGCAGAACGCGCTCGTTTGGGATCAGATGTTCGGTGGCTACTGGGAGCGTCACAGCGTTGCCAAGAAAGACCGGGTTCTCGAAGGGCGGGCGCTGCAGTTGTCGAAGCGCCTATCTGTCGAAGAAAAACCAGAAAGTCTGCCGTGGCGCACGACGCGGGACGCGATCGGAGATCTGCCGGACCCGGAGAGAGCAAAAACTTCGCAAATGGTCTCGGATCATCGTTTTCAGCCAAACGCGAAGGCCTATCCAGGCCATACCGGGAGCTATCTTGACGAGCCAGCAAAAACTCTTAAGGCGGGAGTTCACGGCGTGCCCGGCGGAGAGAACATGCTGCGCAGGGCCGATGGCTCGGTTCGATACTTCACGGTCCGCGAAGGCGCTAGAATCCAAACGTTTCCAGATGGGTACAAATTCCACGGCGCATGGACTGAATGCATGCGACAACTGGGGAACGCCGTTCCAGCGGAGCTTGCGCGAGTTGTCGGCGAGAGCGTTGCTGCCAGGCTGAACGAGTCCGAGGTCGCTTAGCGATGGCACGCCGACCCGAGCTCAAAAAAGCGGATGAGACAGCTGCTGCCTTGGAGCAGTTCGCAGAAATGGTTCGGGTAGCGGAGCTGACTCCACCTTCGCGTAAGCGCGTTCTGGCGGCCATCACCGATATGAAGGACGCGCTACGCAAGCTGGAGCGGAACATTGATCCGATAAGATTGCCGGATGCGTTTTTCGATCCCTCGGAACCGCGATTGATTGGGCATTTTGTGGCCTTGGCTCTGCTATCACAAGAACGATTACCGCTTGGAGCGATCACGCCGTTCTACGGTTCAGGCGTGTATGCGATATACTATAAAGGGCCTGCGGATATTTACGCGCCGATCTCCGGCACCGAAACCCCGATCTACGTTGGGAAAGCTGATCCTCCGACCGGTGCCAAAACTGTCGTAGAACAAGAGACAAAACTCTTTGGTAGATTGAATGAGCATCGTAAAAACATAGAGAAAGTGGCGGGCATCGACCTCAAGGACTTCGAATGCCGAGCCTTGGCCGTGCAGAGTGGTTACCAAGCCGCTGCCGAAAACCATCTGATCCGTCTGTTCTGGCCGATATGGAACAACGAGACCAAGATACTTTTCGGGATCGGCAAGCATGGTGACGCAGCGACCACCCGCGCAAACAACAAGTCGCCATGGGACACGATACATCCAGGTCGAACTTGGGCGGTTGGCAACCCCGAGGCCAAGTCTACTGAAAGTATTCGCTTAGATGTCGCCGAGCATTTCCGGATCAAGCCTATTTTCAGGACGACGGAGGCCATTTTTAACGCGTTCGCTGAAGGTATTCGCCAAGCTGATCGTTTCGATCCGGACAGGGAGACAGAAATGGAAGAGCGGCCCAACGACACCGACTAGATGCTGCTTTGACCCACCATTATCGGTCATGCTGTCATGTAAGTATGTGGTTGATAAAGTGAGTTTACGATTATCTGAGTAGATTTAACCAATATCGCGTGTGCTGTAGCCCACTGGTTCTATAGTTAGCGCCCACCCCCAGGGGAAATTGCAGGTCTCGGGTTTTGGTCGCATGCGACGCGCCGGTTATTGCGATGTAATTGTCGGCGCTAATACAGCCTTTGATCCCCTCGGGCCCGTCACGAAACATTCGCTAAACGCAGCCTCCTTAGAACGCTGCGAAGCACTTCTGCACGCGCTACCGGTCGGCGTTCTTACTTTCACGACCAATGTCTTTGAGAAGAGCTATGCCAATAAAGCCAATAAGCTGGGCATCCTGCGCGTTTCGCATGATGGCGGGCACTGATTTCAGCTGATCGTGGGCAGCGATTTCATGGGAAGGTGGGCACCTGTTTCACGCGATCGCGGGCAGTGATTTCACGCGATCATGGTAAGCGTTGCCTGGACAACACCTTCCCAGTTTTCGCCTGAGCTGCGACTCCGTTTCTGACGGATATTGGGCGGGAGTTTCGCGATGGCGACTACGGTAGAGTTTCTCATGGACTACGGGGTGGAGATACGGGCCAATGGCCAGAAGCGGTGGCCCAATGAGGTCAAAGCACGGATCGTGGCTGAGAGTTTGCAGCCGGGCGTGAGCGTGAATGCAGTTGCGGCGCGGTATGGGCTTCGGGCGAACCATTTGTCGGAATGGCGGAGTCAAGCACGCGATGGCCGGTTGGTTTTGCCTGCGGGCGATGACGACGCCTTTAGTTTTGCGCCACTCGTAGTCTCGGATGGTGGCGGCTGTGCGCATATGTCGGCCGTTGCGGGGCGGTCCGCGAAGCCTGACGAGTCATCCCATACCTCCATCGAGATTGCGATTGGTCGTGTGACAGTCCGGCTCGATGGCACGACCAGTTCGACCCGGGTTGCCGAGATCGTGCGGGCAATCGAGGGTCAGCCATGATGTTCCCATCAAACCGTGTGCGGGTTCTGGTCTCGACGCAGCCTGTGGACTTCAGGAAAGGTCATGATGGGCTGGCGTCGATCGTGTCGTCGGTGCTGCGCAAGGATCCGTTCACCGGCACGGTTTTTGTGTTCCGCTCGCGCCGGGCGGATCGGCTGAAGCTTTTGTATTGGGACGGCACCGGATTGGTGATGGCTTATAAGCGGCTGGAAGAAGCGACCTTCACCTGGCCGGCGATCAAGGACGGGATGATGGCGCTGAACCACGCCCAGTTCGAGGCCCTGTTTGCCGGTCTGGACTGGCGCAAGGTCAAGGCTCTGGAGATGCGCCCACCTGCTGCGGCAGAGTGAATCAACCGCTGTCTTTTGTGTGTTTTTAATGGGGTTTTATCGTATCCTGATGGCATGATCACGACACCCGCCATTGACCTATCCACCATCCCTGCTGCGCAGCGTGCGGCGGTTTTGGCGTTGATGGAAAAGGTAGCGGCGCTTACGGAAATCACCCAACGGCAAGAGCACCTGATTGCGGAGCTGAACCATGCCCTACATGGCAAACGGTCGGAAAAGCTGACCGAGGATGAGCGGCAGCTGGCGTTCGAGGATCTGTCCATCGCCCTGGCTGAGGTCGAGGTGCAGAAGGACCAACTGGCCGCTCAGACAGGTGACAAGACGACAACCAAATCTGCGCCAAAGCGCACCATCGGCAATCTACCGGCCGCACTGCCGCGCATCGAAGAAGTCATCGAACCTGACAGCCTGAGCTGCCCTTGCGGCTGCGGCGTCATGCACAAGATCGGGGAAGACCGCAGTGAGCGGCTGGACATCGTGCCGGCGCAGTTGCGCGTCATTGTCACCGTGCGCCCGAAATACGCCTGCCGGACCTGCACCGACGGCGTGACCCAGGCTCCCGCACCATCGCATCTGATCATGGGTGCCCTGCCGACCGAGGCCACCATCGCCAATGTGCTGGTCAGCAAGTATGCGGATCATCTGCCATTATACCGCCAAAGCCAGATCCTGGCGCGTGCGGGTCTTGATCTGCACCGCGCTGTGCTGGCGGACTGGGTCGGCAAGGCGGCCTTCCACCTCAAGCCCGTCGTCGACCGGCTGGCCGAACACCTGAAACGATCCAACAAACTGTTCATGGACGAAACCACGGCCCCGGTGCTGGATCCGGGGCGCGGTAAAACCAAAACTGGCTATCTCTGGGCACTGGCCCGCGATGACCGACCATGGGGCGGTGAAGATCCGCCCGGTGTGGTTTACTTCTATGCCCCCGGTCGGGCGGGCGCGAATGCCGAAACCTTCCTGACAGGCTTCGACGGCATCCTGCAGATCGACGGCTATCAGGGCTATAACCGGCTGACCAAACCCACGCGCAAGGGCGGTGCCCCCATTCGGGTGGCCCATTGCTGGGCGCATGCGCGCCGCAAGCTGAAGGAAGTCTTTGACCGCGATGGCTCAGAGATCGCCGCCGAAGGCCTGCGCCGCATCGCTGAAATCTATATCGTCGAAGCTGACATTCGTGGCATCTCCCCCGGCCAGCGATTGTCTGCCCGTCAGGCCCGCAGTGCCCCGCTGGTCGCAGCATTCGGTGAATGGCTGGAGGCTGAGCGCCGCAAGATCTCCGCCAAATCCCGGCTGGGTGAAAAGCTGACTTACATCCACAATCACTGGGACGGACTGCAGACCTTCTTGGCCGATGGGCGCGTCGAGATCGACAACAACCGCGTCGAAAACCTGATCCGCCCCATCACCCTCAATCGGAAAAACGCCCTCTTCGCTGGGCATGACGAGGGTGGTATCGCCTGGGGCCGCATCGCCTCACTGATCGAAACCTGCAAGATCAACGGCGTCGAGCCCTTCGCCTATCTCAAGGCAACCCTCACAGCGATCGCCAATGGTCACCCACAGAGCGCCATCGACGATCTGCTCCCGTGGAACTCCAAGACGTCAAGCTGAACCGACAGTGCCCTCCTGGGAACGCTTACCGATCATGGGCAGAACTGGCCAACGAACTGCAGTTACTCCGCCTCCTGAAGAACAGGAGGATTGGGATGCCGACAGGACGTTTGACCATGCGCCGTATTCGGGACGTATTGAGATTGAGATTTGCCCAAGGGCTGAGCGAGCGTGCGATTGCTGCGTCGCTGGGGCTTGGGAAAGGAAGTGTTGGGACCTATCTGCGCCGCGCGCGTGATGCGGGTTTGACGTGGCCACTGCCGGAAGGTCTGAATGACGACAGCCTCGAGCTGTTGCTGTTTCCAAACGCGTCAGATGTATCTGACCCAGACCGCCCGGTGCCGGATTGGGCGGTGATTGATAAAGAGCTGCGCCG
It contains:
- a CDS encoding toprim domain-containing protein, which gives rise to MYSETEDVIRALAENAESVCRAYLPAGRREGSYWIVGDLQNNPGRSLFVRLTGPTSGPGARGKWQDAAVGLHGDLLDIIRERTGISRFPDLLAEARAHLGRPQPVLPNTPVPKKAKPPGGTPAAAARLFAASVPVAGTLADTYLRARGITQGGTMSALRFQPKCWHRDEGQTRSIPRPALIAAVTDGTGALQGVHRTWLAPDGQGKAEVETQRRAMGHLLGNAVRLTPLEDILVVGEGIETMLSLSEAAPGLPVWAALSSGHLGAVQLPEGLQRLYIAIDRDPAGQRAAERLSARATEVGIAVRVLEPLLGDFNDDLRATGKEALRQHLAGQIGLEDRQRLSG
- a CDS encoding DUF2493 domain-containing protein; translated protein: MTIHTHDDAYEPAHTASQTAHALDELQLYGFRPFDEPDPRPMPDGQRLAVAVADIFDALVATLEDTRMEPDLEEVLWGQVNLFHRATARVERSLDENEQAQRRLQREQDGSEVKSTELERLTAEGLTLIERRNCMDMMRDHAATEFVHHTGSTWRPRTGSMVNRQHMTAALIDSRDFLAAKRRAETEVMLPAGPKVALTGGTDFNDHRLIWGKLDQVKTKHPDMVLLHGGSPKGAELIAAKWAEARGVTQVTFRPDWTKHAKAAPFKRNDAMLDVLPVGVLVFPGTGIQENLADKAKKLGIPVMKFEKGA
- a CDS encoding DNA cytosine methyltransferase, encoding MSSKQPAKPLFRKSVELFAGAGGLGIGLAQAGFVPQMVVEYNKWCCDTLRDNHRILGDDRRPKGERPWRVVEGDVRKVDFMQFAGKLDLISGGPPCQPFSLGGRHRAYDDARDMFPQAVRALREARPRAFVFENVKGLTRASFLSYFEYVKLQMEHPELVARPDEEWQEHLCRLEQHHTSTRRPGLHYQVVTKLLNSANYGVPQKRERVLFVGFRDDVDARWSFGPGDFTQNALVWDQMFGGYWERHSVAKKDRVLEGRALQLSKRLSVEEKPESLPWRTTRDAIGDLPDPERAKTSQMVSDHRFQPNAKAYPGHTGSYLDEPAKTLKAGVHGVPGGENMLRRADGSVRYFTVREGARIQTFPDGYKFHGAWTECMRQLGNAVPAELARVVGESVAARLNESEVA
- a CDS encoding Eco29kI family restriction endonuclease, which gives rise to MARRPELKKADETAAALEQFAEMVRVAELTPPSRKRVLAAITDMKDALRKLERNIDPIRLPDAFFDPSEPRLIGHFVALALLSQERLPLGAITPFYGSGVYAIYYKGPADIYAPISGTETPIYVGKADPPTGAKTVVEQETKLFGRLNEHRKNIEKVAGIDLKDFECRALAVQSGYQAAAENHLIRLFWPIWNNETKILFGIGKHGDAATTRANNKSPWDTIHPGRTWAVGNPEAKSTESIRLDVAEHFRIKPIFRTTEAIFNAFAEGIRQADRFDPDRETEMEERPNDTD
- a CDS encoding transposase; its protein translation is MATTVEFLMDYGVEIRANGQKRWPNEVKARIVAESLQPGVSVNAVAARYGLRANHLSEWRSQARDGRLVLPAGDDDAFSFAPLVVSDGGGCAHMSAVAGRSAKPDESSHTSIEIAIGRVTVRLDGTTSSTRVAEIVRAIEGQP
- the tnpB gene encoding IS66 family insertion sequence element accessory protein TnpB (TnpB, as the term is used for proteins encoded by IS66 family insertion elements, is considered an accessory protein, since TnpC, encoded by a neighboring gene, is a DDE family transposase.), with protein sequence MMFPSNRVRVLVSTQPVDFRKGHDGLASIVSSVLRKDPFTGTVFVFRSRRADRLKLLYWDGTGLVMAYKRLEEATFTWPAIKDGMMALNHAQFEALFAGLDWRKVKALEMRPPAAAE
- a CDS encoding IS66 family transposase, with amino-acid sequence MITTPAIDLSTIPAAQRAAVLALMEKVAALTEITQRQEHLIAELNHALHGKRSEKLTEDERQLAFEDLSIALAEVEVQKDQLAAQTGDKTTTKSAPKRTIGNLPAALPRIEEVIEPDSLSCPCGCGVMHKIGEDRSERLDIVPAQLRVIVTVRPKYACRTCTDGVTQAPAPSHLIMGALPTEATIANVLVSKYADHLPLYRQSQILARAGLDLHRAVLADWVGKAAFHLKPVVDRLAEHLKRSNKLFMDETTAPVLDPGRGKTKTGYLWALARDDRPWGGEDPPGVVYFYAPGRAGANAETFLTGFDGILQIDGYQGYNRLTKPTRKGGAPIRVAHCWAHARRKLKEVFDRDGSEIAAEGLRRIAEIYIVEADIRGISPGQRLSARQARSAPLVAAFGEWLEAERRKISAKSRLGEKLTYIHNHWDGLQTFLADGRVEIDNNRVENLIRPITLNRKNALFAGHDEGGIAWGRIASLIETCKINGVEPFAYLKATLTAIANGHPQSAIDDLLPWNSKTSS